GCCCAGTATACGGCTTGTAAACAAGACCTTCTGATGGGGACATGATGGGAACCAGCCATTGGTTACCAGGTGGGTGAAAACACCATGGCCCGGGCTTGTTATCAGCAGCCACAGCTGCTGGTGGTGGGGGATTTCCAGGACTTGAAATTTGACTAAGTCCATTTCTGACCCCGCCATTGACAGGAGGAAGTGGAGGCTTCCCACCTGCACTCTCAGTCGGGCAGCCGGTGCTCTGGCTTGGCTTCTGAGAGTCGTCTTTTGGCTTACTGATGTGCAGTTGAGATTTTACAATGTAGTCGGAAGGCAGCTTTTTAGTGGGAACCTTCGTAGATTGTTTGCCTAAATAAGGATAATCTTCAAGCATCAGATGTGGTGAACCGGCGATCAACTTCTGAACCTgtttgatgatgatgacgattagGATTTCAATTGACATCTCCTCCACCTGCCTCCTCTTAAATAAGATGATTTAcactgtgtttggatgctctattgaattgaattgcaaaattaaatcaattaagtgGAAATGACAAAATTGTAATAAACTTGGTAGTAATGTCGAGGGAATAGGCTCCAAATTACATACAAGTTAGATTGTGGAATAGGATGGTTGTGTCCTTGTAATTGACACCATGGAAGTAAATTACGGTCTGTCCACTTCCACAAAATTGAACAAGTGGTCGAGAtaaattcaatagtgcatccaaacacaaccttggggtgcatttggatgtaccCTAGATCCCAGGGTTAAGGATATTTCAGCAGAAATGATAGTTATTCTTTCTGCCGTAAAAGGGAGTGCATGTATTTTGAAAACCACAGTAAGCAGGAACCAAAAAATTCCGCTTTTTCCACCTCAAATTGATTCCCTGGAATGTCTCAGGTTGGACTTGAAATGTACCCAATATTGATTTGGGGAAACAGCACCCCACATGCCTGAGGAAGTCAGGGCATCCAAAGGCAGCACTACAACTGAATCCAAACCTGCTTACCTTTATCAATCTATGCAACTCGAAGACTTGAACAGCAAAAACCCTCTGTTGACTGCCAGAAGTAATAAGAAACTCAGGCCAAAATCCTAATCATGCTAAATTATTTAAGACCAAAAGAAGAATGTCACAGACAATGAAAAACAGATATAATGAGCAATCACAAATGAAACCAGTGAAAACTTATAGAAGTGCAAGTATacgagatttatttattttttccttattttcttttctagCTGTAAACACATATTCAGGATTTAATATGCCATTCAACCACTCTGGTTGTGTTATGTTAGCTTCAGAAGTAGGCATGTTGTTGAAGGGCTGATTGTTTTGTAGACAATTTTGATATGGTAAACACACGCACATACACACAAAAGATATGGTAAACTTgctcacaataaaaaaaaaaaaaggaaagaaaaggtgATTCAATACTCGGTTTCCAAGCctgtcaaaaaagaaaaaaagttttcTGAGTGTGACTCCAGCCAAAACCATTACGTCATTCCAATTTCAACCAAAAGTAACGAGTCACACATTCACGGGGCACCTCGGTTCCATCTCCATTGTAAGTTTGTAACCAAGTTGACTTGGTCTTTGGCAAGTTTTAAAACATCAAGAAACATGTGTGCTGGTTTACACAAACTGACTGAGATCATGGATTGGGCCTGTATATGCCTAAGTGACCACAAGGTTTCTTAACAAAGGAATGCACTGTCTGCTGAAAAGAATGAGGAAATGATACAATACCAGAACTGTAGTCTGAACAAAGACAATGAAAACCAACCTCCCTTTGAACCAGTTGGCCCCAAATGTGTTGACCTTGATGTCAGTGGAATAGGATAATTTTCTCATAGAAAGAATCACACACAGAGTGATCAAAGGTGGAACGTAGATTAACGCTTCAACCACAAGGTTCCGTATCATCCAACAGTAATCCATCATACTTGTGTTACTAAGTGCATTGGCACATAGCTCTCTTTGTATTATAAACAAGTGACGGAGAGACAAAATCTGTAATTCTAATTCTGATTAATTACACAAGTCACACAAAGCTCTACTGTTTGGAAATCATGTTTTCATAAGGAATGTGCTATTGAAGACCCCCCCTCCTAGAAGAGCAAGGGAATTTATATGCATCCAAATAGAATATGAAGGCAGGAGGTTTCCCATTCCTGCAAGGGAACCCCACCAAATCAAAAGCtaattcacaaaaaaaaaaaaaaaaaaaaaaaaaaaaaaaagaaaaagaaaaaaaaaggagaaagaaagaaaaaaggttgGCATATGATAAATTTTTAGGAGAAACGAGACTTTGAAGGGTTGGGTTTCTGAGGAAGACTTCAAGACTTACCCTAAATAACCATACTCTATTATAGTGCACTTGGGACTCATGTCTAGCCATTTGTTGGTTTCAATTCTTTTCTTGCACATAAAACTCATGTCAAGATAAGCTGCACCACTGGAGAAAGCTTTGGAaaaaaaacagatgaagaaaGACAGAATTTCTGGCCATTCCGTATGTAGAACAACAGGGCTTAAAATGGAGAAGCCCATTTTGGGTGTCAACAAAGCCCTGGACTCTAGATTCTAGATGCTAGAAGCATGAAATGAGTAACAATGGCACAACTTAGATACAAATGTACAAGCaagcatacatatatacatatgtatatcgagaaagagaaatgatccagtgctctcaCAGCACTATGATTTATAGCGCTCCTAGTTGCATTAGGACACTTGGACAGTCTAGTCGATCACTAGGTTCAACATATGTTTCATGGGATacagaatgaaaatcacactggTCTAATGATAGGATCCATCTATATGTTTGAAATCTTTTCTACAGCCATCAATTCCATGCCACATATGGGGTTTTTTTGAACCGGCCACATATGGGATTTTGTTAGAATCCTCTAACAAATGTGAATTCGCAAAagcataagcaatccatgatgtgtCCCAACTAGTGTTCGTAGTATTGGTATTGTTATATGTATTGCTGGCTCGGGATACAGAAACACATATTGATATCGCCAACATTATTGCTGATAACTGAAAATGTATTGCTGACTAAGGGAAAcataggggaaacctaggggaaacatggggaacatGGTgggatttttcagtgaaacttcaggctaaaatacacatttgcatattcaggaataaaaaaaattgcaaaaaagaaacatacataataagtttccatttaatggagcctaaaagcatgtgccGTCCTAAAGTAGTGTAGTAGTaactaaaatgagtttatatgaTACAAACACAGGTACTAAACAATAATTACGACATCCAAAACGTGAAGGAACTAAAAAACATACCTATCTAGCCATCCCTCATGCCCACATGGAGTTACGATGTGGCACATAGTCGTCATacatttatacatacatacacaaacacatgcatgatgatctgtccatgcatgcatgcatgcatgcatacatacatgcatacaaacatgcatgatgatacatccatccatccatgcatgcatacatacataaacacatgcatgatgatccatccatccatgatctaacaatccatccatctatccatgcatgcatacacacatgcgtgatgatccatccttccagtcttccatccatgcatgcatacatacatacatatacacacgcataaataatccatccatccatgtatgcatgcatgcatacacacatgcataatctgtccatccatgcatgcatgcatacgtttcatccatctatgcgtgcatacatacatatacacacatacatacatgtgttttatcataaaacaatgcatgatgcatccatacaaaaaaaattcaaatgggaatttttttatatgaacagatttttttaatattattttaaacaaaAACTGATTTCCCACCAACAAATGCAACCTATTGATCATAATCATAGACCATAAATAAGAAAACATTGAAATAAAACagatatctaaaaaaaaaagttgcaattattcttattcttattaaacaaatttttttatttaaaaaaaatacaaataattaaaaaatttcaaaaaattgagaGATGAACATGCTTCATCATCATATTAAAAAGTGGGGCCCCAAATtcttattttagaaaagaaaattttccctattttcccaaattttccatttcaatcttttttggcccaaatccatgtcaatgcatgagaatcatgcataaacatggattttaagcaaaatacatgaagGGAATACATTTATTGTCATGGAGGGACTAAGATAACCCGACTTTAATGGCAACGATGAGGGTATAAAACTATAAATGGCTACACTATAGCCTAGGCTAACTTCAGTAGTTCTAACATCTGACAAACATAAGGAGCAGCTGCAATTACCAAGCAGCTACATCTTCATTGGACATTTGGATGAATGGGAAGTATCATTTAAGAACCTTTTTTCCATGGGAAATGGAAAATAGAATTTTCCATCTGAATCTTCAATTAAGGGATGAAAATCTTGATCtgtgggggaaaaaaaaaccataaaataTTGGACTTTGTATTCTTTTTAAAACCATGGGATGCACATTTTTTCCCTTCTCAAAGGTtagctctcttcctctctttcttcctccctCCAACACCCCCATCCCCGACAATGCCCCCTTGGTCATGGCCAATGTGGCCACAAGGCCCACAACCCAAGTGGGCCAGATAACCTTAGGTATTCCCTTTTCTGCTCAttctcatgtagggcccaccttgatgtatgtgttgtatatctatgttgtctatccatgtttcctgttgtgcggtccacctgagatttggatatgcttcagttttgggcccacatcctaaaatgagcaggataatggatggatggcatggatatacaacacatacatcaaggtagaccaCACAGTCATGACCTAACCGAAATCAGTCAGGTCCCATCTGACCGGATCAGTGCTGGGAGAATTTTGAATCAGTCTTCATGGAAGGCTGGGagaacccctctctctctctctctctctctctctctctctctctcaggtatAAAACATTCCATGTATGAGATGAAGACTGGATTTTACAGCATATGAACATCAAAACaaagattcaaatttcaagcaCAGTATGATGGAATAGTTAAAAAGATGTGCTGAAGATGTATGTGATTTCAGCTAAGAGAATTGGCTAAAAACTTAAAGTGCCAGATTCTGCATATGCTTAAACTAGAAACCAAAGAGAAAAGCCAGCAAAACATTCAGCATTTCAATACTTCCAACTTGCAGAGAATGCAAAAAAGTTGCAAGTGATGGCACGAATACTAACTTGGCAATTGCTCTTCTCGCTTTCCAGAAGTGCTTCTGACCCATTACTCCCACAACATCATCAGGTGTTATGTCCAAGCCTGACATGGAGTCTAACATGGACGTCTCTGACACATCATCATTTCTATCCACATCTTCCAGTCGCAATGACCGATATGCCCTTTCTTCACTTTCCCCATTGCAGTTTCCAGGCTCATTAGGACTTCTATGACTATCCCTGAGGGAGGCTCTAGAATATGAGTCGCTCCGAAACTTTGAAACATTTCCCTGTTCTGAAACAGCATTTACAGCAAAGCACCTTGGCTCAACAGAAACACCTCGACCACAGATGTTTTTTGGCAGCAATCTAGCACTAGCTTCTTGTAATAACCATGCATTATCATTTTCATTTACAGAACCACAGTGCTCTGGATTCAAAGATATCGGCGCATGCTTGGAGGGTTCTGCATTCTTTTCTCCAGTCGATGCGGACTTCTCCATGTAGTCTTTAGTTGCTATAGTTTCTCTTCTTTTTTGCTCAATTTGGTGTCTTCCATGCTGTCTTAACTTTAGGTCTGTGGTGTCAGTTCGTTTCAGGGGCATATTGAGAGTGTTATGGAGGTGGAAAGAAGAATTGCAAGTAGCTGGTGCGCTTTTCTGTGGGCTGTTTGTGGCAGTAACTGTCAAATGACCTGGATACATCGTAAAGTGAGTTGTTCTTTCTCTACCTCCACTCTGTTGATCCTTACTAGAATTTGGGGCTGTCCCTAAGTGGCCATTGGTAGGAACTCTGAAGTCATCCTCATCTCTGACTTTCTTCCTGCAAAAATTCTTTGAATTGGAGAAGCCATCTGATCGGATTGAACTGGATTCAGCAGTTGACAAGAAATGCCCTCTAATGCTCAACGCTCTATAACTCGCACTTTTAATAGAATTCCCCTCAAGCTCCATCCTCTTGGCATTTGAATTCAACACATCAGAAAAAGAAGAACGGGGGAGAACCTTCTCAGTAGAATGGGCAGGTATGGGAGAAGGGATGTAAAATGGAGAAAACATACTCCTTTCATGACCACCACCCTACAGAAAACATAGATCACTAATCACCATCAATAATAACTAAAGGCGAGGAAACAAAAGATGAAAATCTCCATATCTATGAAGGAGTCTAACATCATTTACATAGAAATCAAcacaagaaaaaataataataataaatacatgcAAGAAGAAagctttttttttcctctcaagAGCATTTATGTACAGATAAGAGTGGCAAAACATAGAAATTGGTCCATCCcaataacaattaaaataatacctTCCTTTCTCAAAAGCCACTCATGAAAAAGAACAGTGCCGCTAATTGAAGACTTAAAATGATTCTCaaatcaaccactaaaataacAGAGACATCCTTTCTTGATAATCACCAGTTTATGGAAGAGATAGCAAACTAAAGACGTGTTCTTCTCAAAACCCCACATGCATTCTCACAGTGaactgattttttattattattaaagattGTTGAATAGCATTAAGTACCAAATCAAACATATGGGTTACTCtataagccttttttttttttggaaggaagGTTACTTTATAAACTTCAATTTGAATTCAAGAAAAGCAAGAAACACTTCATAACAACTGCGTAACAAAGGAAAAAATCATAGAAATTCTCAAACCGACATGACTTGATGATGCTGAAGGAACCAACCGGTTTGCTGGTGATGCGATGCTTTGGAGGCAGTCCTAATGACCCTGCAGAATTCGACCGCTGGGAAGGGATGCTGAGCTGTTCATAAAGAGCCATCTTGTTCCTTGGAGGTGCCCTTGGCCCCCCCTTATCTGCATCACTTACGTGAAGCCTAGGAAACAAGGGGCCCATCACCTTGTCCTCATCTTTTCCTCCCTTCATCCTCTCCCTTCAATCTCGTAAAATAAAATCCACTTACAAAACTGGATCCTTTTGCGGAAATCCTAGTGTCACTCCATTCCTCCAATCCCACAGAACAAAACCAAATGGAAAAACAGTTCCTTTtgtcaaaatcaaagaaaaatcccACGACTACAATCACCTAAACCAGCATACCTTGCAAATCCAAGCCTTTGGCCGAAAACACAATCATGTCCCGCTTCTCTAATCTCctaaaagaaataaatacaaGAACTGCTCTTTTCACCCTATATCATGGCAAAATCCAATCACCAATTACCCAAAACTAAAACCCAATTcagaaaaagaaatagaagagtgagttaaaaaaaaaaagcgtcTTCTTGTGGAATTCAAGCAAATTCCACTATTCTCATTCTCCTAAAACATATCCCACTTCCAAAACCAATCCTGCCATAAAATTCAATACAGAATCCCCAGATTACAATCACGCAATAAAACCCACTTCGAAAATCGAAATAAATCACAGGATTGCAACATTCAAACAGAAACCGATCTTTCTTACAACTCACGATGAAATCCCACACCTCCAAACCCCTAAAACAAAACCCACTTCCAAAAACCAGTCTTCCGCCGAATTCACGACAAAATCCAACACCCAAAATCTTATACAACAAAACCCAcctcagaaaaaccaaagaaaatgaaaaacaatGGAAAATGCCCTGCGTTTTGATTTCTCACAGAAAGAACCATATAGCAAGACCGACTCTTTCGTGGAAAAACTGACTCGAACCCATTAATTCAGTCTCCAAAGACAAAACCCAGGTGGGAAAAAGGCAGAGAACCGACCTTTTATCGCAGAGAAAACGTCTGAGAATTGAAGGAGAGGGAAATATCTAgagacagaaacagagagagagagagagagagagagagagaggcaaataTCTAGCGAGGGAGAACCAGTTAGATGGCTTAGAAAGATAGATTCGGAAAAGAGAAAAACTCCGATACTCTGTAAgcgtgtgatagatgatacacatgcactgagAAATTATACACGCGgaaaatatgtatatgtatatatttacaaTAGATGTTGAAATTGTGTAGTTAAGTACAGATGAATTATGGACCATACATTAAACTTTCTtaacattttaaaataaattatcaTAAGACATTTGATGAACGGTTGAAATTAAAATTACTTAACGGTGAAATTGAATAAATAAATGTCCATAAATCCGAGATTATGAACGTCAAATAAATCACATTGTAACTCAGTAACCTATCGACAATGGTTCCCACagtttggatagtttaatttcaGTGGATATATGCCACGTGGTGCCTGTGTATGGAGCATCACACTCAGCTAGTGTATAAAGTAACTCACCTTCGAAAGCGATTTGATTGCGCAACCGCCACagggatggacgcggattgggtactaccgccGCCTGTCCCTTGCTAGGAACGGACAgtggctctgaggggccaccttgatggataggtttcatccacaccgttctttcatttttttttcaccaTTTTAAGATATGACGCCAAAAATTAGACTCATCCAATGATCAaaatgaccacaccacaggaagtatcGGTAATAATGATACCTGCCGTTGCAATCTGCTCAGGCCTACGATGGTTAATTTCCATCTACCCTATTCATAAGGTGGTgtaagacctggataaaggggaAATAAAGacatcagcttcattcaaaacttatgtagccccaaaaAAAGCCCTTCCTATAAAGGGTTATACATATGGCACGTTTTAGCCCAAGCTCTGTGAAGCCAACGTGTTATATATATTTTACTTGTGTCTTCCTACTGTTTTTTATAACTTCTTTTAAAttataaatgagtaatcattatttattaAGGTAATTACTTCCATCTTTCCTGATGCTTGATTTGACCAGTTACTTTTTAAGCATTCAAATTGagaaatttgtaaaataaatatagggcctaccataatgtgtaTGGCTTATCCACAGTGCGCATTCATTATGCCAAATAaatttaaagcatgagcccaaaaattaagcaaatctaaaggtcaagtggaccacaccacatgaaattatgagaattaaatgcctaccattaaaaactttttaaggcccttagaaattttagatcaggcttatatctatatttttcacttatccatgtctgtgtgaccctataaacgggttagatgatgaataaacctcaatgtgggcctagtaaaagaatcaactttcaactgtggacaaattaaatccattgtttcctttcatgtgggccaattgaacattcgatcttactaattttttcgAATCAAGCCTCagaatattctaataaaatagatggacgacacagatatattatatacattatagtagggcccatggatttaagtcaacatttttagaCCAGTTTTCTATGTGAAATTATTCACTcattttcaaacaagtgaaaaaaatataataattacttctttacaATAATTTACCTAAATTATGGAAAACCAAATAAGCCCTTAGAAAATGAGTAAAAAAATAATACCAATAAAGATACAAAAATAAGCAAACACACCTTattagggattgaatgcctacttttgaaaacttcttaaggcctagGGTGatattttatttaccatcctcCCTATTATTTATTCTTAAGTTCACACCAAACCTAAATGCAGGAAAACACGAAtacaagcttgatctaaaacttgtgtgggTTGAAGAAGTTTTCGACCATAGTCACTTTTTCTTTAATGTGGTGCACTAAAACTTTAGATCTTCATGCCTAGAATCTGAATGtagacccactgtgatgaattTTCCTTGCACCAATGTTGTTCATATGTTCTGACAGCTCAATTTAAGGATATGAtgccaaaaattgaagtatatataaatcttagattgacctcaccatagaaaagagtgtaTATTAAATACCCACTACTAAAAACTCAccgagggccaccatgatgtttatttatcatccaaaacTGCTCAAAGATGTGGAGGAAGGGACCTCACAAATATTGGCTTCATACAAAAGTTTTGTTGAGGAAAAGTTTTTTATGGCCCATCGCTACTGGTTCTTGTGACGTGGTTCACTCTAATAtgtatgtgagatccaatccCATCATTATATGTATAATCCAATTATAGACACAAAGCCAAGAAATTAGCTAAGTAGTgattcaaatggatcacaccaatgGAAACATTTAGGAGGGAGACATCCACCCTCGATTTTTACAGGGCCTATCATGACGA
This region of Magnolia sinica isolate HGM2019 chromosome 1, MsV1, whole genome shotgun sequence genomic DNA includes:
- the LOC131249524 gene encoding protein HEADING DATE 3B-like; translated protein: MKGGKDEDKVMGPLFPRLHVSDADKGGPRAPPRNKMALYEQLSIPSQRSNSAGSLGLPPKHRITSKPVGSFSIIKSCRFENFYDFFLCYAGGGHERSMFSPFYIPSPIPAHSTEKVLPRSSFSDVLNSNAKRMELEGNSIKSASYRALSIRGHFLSTAESSSIRSDGFSNSKNFCRKKVRDEDDFRVPTNGHLGTAPNSSKDQQSGGRERTTHFTMYPGHLTVTATNSPQKSAPATCNSSFHLHNTLNMPLKRTDTTDLKLRQHGRHQIEQKRRETIATKDYMEKSASTGEKNAEPSKHAPISLNPEHCGSVNENDNAWLLQEASARLLPKNICGRGVSVEPRCFAVNAVSEQGNVSKFRSDSYSRASLRDSHRSPNEPGNCNGESEERAYRSLRLEDVDRNDDVSETSMLDSMSGLDITPDDVVGVMGQKHFWKARRAIANQQRVFAVQVFELHRLIKVQKLIAGSPHLMLEDYPYLGKQSTKVPTKKLPSDYIVKSQLHISKPKDDSQKPSQSTGCPTESAGGKPPLPPVNGGVRNGLSQISSPGNPPPPAAVAADNKPGPWCFHPPGNQWLVPIMSPSEGLVYKPYTGPCPPTGSFMAPVYSGCGPVSVPPVPAYGVLASHQQPGVGVISGAPAVAPNYFPSYGLPVVNPVIPTSSVEHVNPLGGAQPHGQAEQISTRDVTFNMQSGSSCNLANQNTESFSCCVRKIQTSKGSEVQGSTASSPSDWEKRASHVVGGRDVLPLFPMAQLEGSGQTQHAHSTDQQASVIKVVPHNPRSATESAARIFQSIQQERQQYDSL